One genomic region from Actinomycetota bacterium encodes:
- a CDS encoding alpha/beta hydrolase yields MQEQVMDNPRLYGEPPYSVAVVHGGPGAPGEMAPVATELSALRGVIEPLQTRATLAGQVEELGELLAANGAAPFVLIGYSWGAILSFIFASEYPSQVKKLVLVSSGVFSSTYARRIDRNRLSRLSARERARMDELLLALNDPSVGDKDALFAELGQLIEQADSYDPLPHQNDAIAFQHDIFKAVWADAEELRKDNRLLEMGGSITCPVVAIHGDFDPHPWQGIKEPLEEVLDDFRFVLLQKCGHHPWYEKHAREEFYSALEKELA; encoded by the coding sequence ATGCAGGAGCAGGTGATGGATAATCCGCGTTTATACGGCGAACCTCCATACAGCGTGGCCGTGGTGCACGGTGGCCCGGGCGCGCCCGGGGAGATGGCGCCGGTGGCGACGGAACTCTCCGCGCTGCGCGGTGTCATCGAGCCCCTGCAGACGCGGGCGACCCTGGCGGGGCAGGTCGAAGAGCTGGGGGAGCTGTTGGCGGCCAACGGGGCCGCACCCTTCGTCCTCATCGGTTACTCCTGGGGAGCCATCCTCTCCTTTATCTTCGCGTCCGAATACCCTTCCCAGGTGAAGAAGCTCGTCCTGGTGAGCAGCGGGGTGTTCTCGAGCACCTATGCGAGACGGATCGACCGCAACCGCCTCAGCCGCCTGTCGGCGCGGGAGAGGGCGCGCATGGACGAGCTGCTGCTGGCCCTGAACGACCCCTCCGTAGGGGACAAAGACGCCCTCTTCGCCGAGCTGGGCCAACTCATCGAGCAGGCGGACAGCTACGACCCCCTCCCCCACCAGAACGACGCCATCGCCTTCCAGCATGATATATTCAAGGCGGTCTGGGCGGACGCGGAGGAGTTGCGCAAGGACAACAGGCTGCTGGAGATGGGCGGGAGCATCACCTGTCCCGTGGTGGCTATCCACGGCGACTTCGATCCCCATCCCTGGCAGGGGATAAAGGAACCCCTCGAGGAGGTCCTGGACGACTTCCGCTTCGTGCTGCTGCAGAAATGCGGGCACCATCCCTGGTACGAGAAACACGCCCGGGAGGAATTCTACTCCGCACTCGAGAAGGAACTCGCATAG
- a CDS encoding 3-keto-5-aminohexanoate cleavage protein: MEGYIWDYRDPYAWMAKVREGMPPLIISVAITGGVQGKEMNENLPETPEEQAEQTKAAYEAGASIVHVHARNPEVQWMTTSNPEDYLKVNALIRAACPDIIINNTTGGGPELTMEQRMASIYANPELCSLNLGPFVLKVPLVERAEPLPHPRPALVFDRCLPCSYTDVETFARTMKEKGVKPEMELYHPGMYWVIQDLIMEGLIDPPYDIQFVMGFQTSSFPTPANLLALVNELPPQSIFSVIGVGHYQLPMNVMGIMLGGHVRVGMEDNLYYARGKKLTNNAEAVARIARIAKEMNREVATPAQAREMLGISQEPSQY, from the coding sequence ATGGAAGGTTACATCTGGGACTACCGCGATCCCTACGCTTGGATGGCGAAGGTCAGGGAGGGGATGCCGCCGCTTATCATCTCGGTTGCCATAACCGGCGGCGTGCAGGGCAAGGAGATGAACGAGAACCTCCCCGAGACCCCCGAGGAACAGGCGGAACAGACGAAGGCTGCCTATGAGGCCGGGGCCAGCATCGTGCACGTGCACGCCCGCAACCCCGAGGTGCAGTGGATGACCACCAGCAACCCCGAAGACTACCTCAAGGTCAATGCCCTCATCCGCGCCGCGTGCCCGGACATCATCATCAACAACACCACCGGCGGGGGGCCCGAGCTGACCATGGAGCAGCGCATGGCCTCCATCTACGCCAACCCGGAGCTGTGCTCCCTCAACCTGGGCCCGTTCGTGCTCAAGGTCCCCCTGGTCGAGCGCGCCGAACCCCTCCCCCATCCGCGGCCGGCGCTGGTCTTCGACCGCTGCCTCCCCTGCAGCTACACCGACGTCGAGACCTTCGCCCGCACCATGAAGGAGAAGGGCGTCAAGCCGGAGATGGAGCTCTACCACCCCGGCATGTACTGGGTGATCCAGGACCTGATCATGGAGGGACTCATCGACCCTCCCTACGACATACAATTCGTCATGGGCTTCCAGACCAGTTCCTTCCCCACCCCGGCAAACCTGCTCGCGCTGGTGAACGAACTCCCGCCACAGTCCATCTTCTCCGTTATCGGGGTCGGGCACTACCAGCTCCCCATGAACGTTATGGGCATCATGCTCGGCGGCCACGTACGTGTGGGCATGGAGGACAACCTGTATTACGCGCGCGGTAAAAAGCTCACCAATAACGCGGAGGCGGTGGCCAGGATCGCGCGAATAGCGAAGGAGATGAACCGGGAGGTCGCGACGCCGGCACAGGCCCGCGAGATGCTGGGTATCTCGCAGGAGCCGTCGCAATATTGA
- a CDS encoding FMN-binding protein — MEVPPVEEGAASDQAPEPPAGPAPLREKKSGKKKLMLGMAISLVVMLLIAGLIGGLYAWRFLAAADDLAINDVDVTQVPDGTYEGSYSVFHVKAAVAVDVEGGRITSIAFTDSGRMAEETQQEIQEVFDEVISSQTLQVDIASGASVSKKVSLKAVEEALAGGE, encoded by the coding sequence ATGGAAGTACCACCGGTAGAGGAAGGCGCCGCATCGGACCAGGCGCCGGAACCGCCCGCGGGGCCCGCCCCGTTGCGGGAAAAGAAGAGCGGAAAGAAAAAGTTGATGCTGGGGATGGCCATCTCCCTGGTGGTGATGCTCCTCATCGCCGGCCTCATCGGCGGGCTCTACGCCTGGCGCTTTCTCGCTGCCGCCGATGACCTCGCCATAAACGACGTGGACGTAACACAGGTACCCGACGGCACCTACGAGGGATCGTACAGCGTCTTCCATGTCAAGGCGGCGGTGGCGGTGGACGTGGAGGGCGGCCGGATAACCTCTATCGCCTTCACCGACAGCGGCAGGATGGCGGAAGAGACGCAGCAGGAGATCCAGGAGGTCTTCGACGAGGTGATATCCTCCCAGACGCTGCAGGTGGACATCGCCAGCGGCGCGTCGGTGAGCAAGAAGGTGTCGCTGAAAGCCGTGGAGGAGGCCCTCGCCGGCGGCGAGTGA
- a CDS encoding SdrD B-like domain-containing protein has protein sequence MQGFRKWCVLAGVVVLLTAALFTAPGFAFQGSYRQAGGGGGDEGDTGLTPQDIIDFLEDLLFGDEPSDGGGGGGTVPDDGEVEEPDGGDAPAPPAEEPAGTVTPPGEEPAAGQEGPDKGKPDNDEKDGASEVPEPAGTTHDDPGEPPVEPGSISGCKFLDANRNHRRDEGEPGIAGVGIRLEDGCKTWKAVTAEDGSYAFTGLEPGSYEVEVIESTVPEGHFHTTDPDEAVCLKPGHMHRTVDFGNGVREEEEEPEPEPGSISGCKFLDANRNHRRDEGEPGIAGVGIRLEDGCKTWKAVTAEDGSYAFTGLEPGGYEVEVIESTVPEGHFHTTDPDEAVCLKPDHMHRTVDFGNGVCDEEPEPEPEPGSISGRKWRDGDANGVYSFSDCPMAGVEIELWSEGELVASCVSSDAACDKGSYCFGDLEPGTYTVREVSPAGYYPTNPASGEWTVELRAGEKRGCVNFLNARSLSISGTKWEWKDGNGDGVAQDGEKYPLEGVTVLLSSACPCSPEPLQTVTGADGAYIFERLKPGIYTVTETVPEDWYAVAPANASHVVELLCDYDQSDIDFVNARRPSISGCKWEWVDDNGNGEVDEGEYYPVEGVEIRLLQDGVEVRPSGFTAADGTYAFSSLEPGTYTVAEVLQQGWYALDPSGGTQQVSLAAGVDASDVDFLNSQVEVAGEVVAPVAPAAATQAGELPQTGMNQVPLILAAAALVLVGLLLLALGAIRRRSA, from the coding sequence TTGCAGGGATTCAGGAAATGGTGTGTGCTGGCGGGTGTGGTCGTCCTGTTGACGGCGGCCTTGTTCACGGCCCCCGGATTCGCGTTCCAGGGGAGCTACCGACAGGCTGGCGGAGGCGGCGGCGATGAGGGCGATACCGGGCTTACGCCCCAGGACATAATCGACTTCCTCGAGGATTTGCTGTTCGGAGACGAGCCTTCTGACGGAGGCGGAGGCGGGGGCACCGTGCCGGACGACGGCGAGGTCGAGGAGCCGGACGGGGGGGATGCCCCGGCTCCGCCCGCGGAAGAGCCCGCCGGCACGGTCACACCTCCCGGCGAGGAGCCAGCGGCCGGGCAGGAGGGACCCGATAAGGGCAAGCCGGATAATGACGAGAAGGACGGCGCCTCCGAGGTCCCTGAGCCCGCCGGCACCACCCACGATGATCCCGGGGAACCTCCGGTGGAACCCGGCTCCATCTCCGGGTGCAAGTTCCTGGACGCAAACCGCAACCACCGCCGCGACGAGGGCGAGCCGGGCATCGCCGGCGTGGGCATCCGCCTGGAGGACGGGTGCAAGACCTGGAAAGCGGTGACCGCGGAGGACGGCAGCTATGCCTTCACCGGCCTCGAGCCCGGCAGCTACGAGGTCGAGGTCATCGAGAGCACGGTGCCCGAGGGGCACTTCCATACCACCGACCCTGACGAGGCGGTGTGCCTGAAGCCGGGCCACATGCACCGTACGGTCGATTTCGGCAACGGGGTGCGCGAGGAAGAGGAGGAGCCGGAGCCCGAGCCAGGTTCCATCTCCGGGTGCAAGTTCCTGGACGCAAACCGCAACCACCGCCGCGACGAGGGCGAGCCGGGCATCGCCGGCGTGGGCATCCGCCTGGAGGACGGATGCAAGACCTGGAAGGCGGTGACCGCGGAGGACGGCAGCTATGCCTTCACCGGCCTCGAGCCCGGCGGCTACGAGGTGGAGGTCATAGAGAGCACGGTGCCCGAGGGGCACTTCCATACTACCGACCCTGACGAGGCGGTGTGCCTGAAGCCGGACCACATGCACCGGACGGTGGACTTCGGCAACGGCGTGTGCGATGAGGAACCGGAACCAGAGCCCGAGCCGGGCTCCATCTCCGGCCGCAAGTGGAGGGACGGAGACGCCAACGGCGTCTACAGCTTCAGCGACTGCCCCATGGCGGGGGTGGAGATCGAGCTGTGGAGCGAGGGCGAACTCGTCGCTTCCTGCGTCAGCAGCGACGCGGCCTGCGATAAGGGCTCGTACTGTTTCGGAGACCTGGAGCCGGGGACGTACACGGTCAGGGAGGTCTCCCCCGCCGGTTACTATCCCACCAACCCCGCGAGCGGAGAGTGGACGGTCGAACTGCGCGCAGGCGAGAAGCGGGGTTGCGTCAACTTCCTCAATGCCCGCTCCCTCTCCATCTCGGGGACGAAGTGGGAATGGAAGGACGGGAACGGCGACGGCGTCGCCCAAGACGGCGAGAAATACCCGCTGGAGGGCGTGACCGTCCTGCTCTCTTCCGCTTGCCCGTGCTCCCCCGAGCCCCTGCAGACCGTCACCGGCGCTGACGGAGCTTACATCTTCGAGCGCCTCAAGCCGGGTATCTACACCGTCACCGAGACGGTGCCGGAGGACTGGTACGCGGTCGCGCCCGCGAACGCCAGCCACGTCGTCGAGCTGTTGTGCGACTACGACCAGAGCGATATCGACTTCGTCAATGCCCGCCGCCCCTCCATCTCCGGGTGCAAGTGGGAATGGGTGGACGATAACGGCAACGGCGAGGTCGACGAGGGAGAGTATTATCCCGTCGAGGGCGTGGAGATACGGCTGCTCCAGGATGGCGTGGAGGTGAGGCCCTCCGGCTTCACCGCCGCGGACGGCACCTATGCCTTCTCATCCCTGGAGCCGGGCACTTATACCGTAGCCGAGGTCCTGCAGCAGGGTTGGTACGCCCTGGACCCCTCCGGCGGCACCCAGCAAGTGAGCCTGGCCGCCGGCGTGGACGCGAGCGATGTCGATTTCCTCAACAGCCAGGTGGAAGTGGCGGGAGAAGTGGTGGCGCCGGTGGCGCCGGCGGCCGCCACCCAGGCCGGCGAGCTGCCCCAGACCGGCATGAACCAGGTCCCGCTCATCCTGGCCGCGGCGGCCCTGGTGCTCGTGGGCCTGCTGCTGCTGGCTCTGGGCGCCATCCGCCGCCGCAGCGCGTAA
- a CDS encoding CoA-binding protein translates to MHPLKQLMYPASIAIYGASNNPMKMGTIQLANILETGYKGEVYPVHRSEDVVMGVPAYRSIAEVGKPVDLVQLVLPTEAVPGILEECGRAGVRRAIIISGGFKEVAGEVGRERERQLLEVASRYGIRFLGPNCVGVMNSLCSLNTTTIFEPPMGGSIAFASQSGAYTAMINPYLREQGIRMCQTLSVGNEADIDLADCLDYLRDEDAVKAVGLYIEAIRRPREFIAAARATARVKPVVAIYVGGTEAGSRSSRSHTGAISGPDELYDGLFRQAGVLRADDIDHMLDLLWMLSSQPLPAGRRMAVITNSGGPGSSLAYHLERAGLVVPPFSGELRRKLDAVTGPLTYTGNPIDLTFETNMFIFRDLLELVYGSGEVDGAFIYGIMGAPDFMVNIKKRFPHLEAMEGQMDETYRAFLAELAAVPQQQGKPLGVMTFLGARSGSIRTLIDNGIAVYPSGSRCARAMRALADYASIRDGLSK, encoded by the coding sequence ATGCATCCGTTGAAGCAACTCATGTACCCGGCTTCCATCGCCATCTACGGCGCCTCCAACAATCCCATGAAGATGGGGACCATCCAGCTCGCCAACATCCTGGAGACGGGATACAAGGGAGAGGTCTATCCCGTCCACCGCAGCGAGGATGTGGTCATGGGCGTCCCCGCCTACCGCAGCATCGCCGAGGTAGGCAAGCCAGTGGACCTGGTGCAACTGGTCCTCCCCACGGAAGCGGTGCCCGGGATACTGGAGGAGTGCGGCCGGGCGGGCGTGCGCAGGGCCATCATCATCTCCGGCGGTTTCAAGGAGGTCGCGGGGGAAGTGGGCAGGGAGCGGGAGCGCCAGCTCCTGGAGGTGGCATCGCGGTATGGCATCCGCTTCCTCGGCCCCAACTGCGTGGGCGTCATGAACAGCCTGTGTTCGCTGAACACCACCACCATCTTCGAGCCTCCCATGGGCGGGAGCATCGCCTTCGCCTCGCAGTCGGGGGCTTACACCGCCATGATCAACCCCTACCTGAGGGAGCAGGGCATCAGGATGTGCCAGACCCTGAGCGTGGGCAACGAGGCGGACATCGATCTCGCGGACTGTCTTGACTACCTGAGGGACGAGGACGCGGTCAAGGCAGTGGGCCTCTACATCGAGGCCATCCGTCGCCCCCGCGAGTTCATCGCCGCGGCGCGCGCCACGGCGCGGGTGAAGCCGGTGGTGGCCATCTACGTGGGCGGGACCGAGGCGGGATCGCGCTCATCCCGCTCCCACACCGGCGCCATCTCGGGGCCCGACGAACTCTACGACGGGCTCTTCCGACAGGCGGGAGTCCTGCGCGCGGACGACATCGACCACATGCTCGACCTGCTGTGGATGCTCTCCTCGCAGCCGCTGCCGGCGGGCAGGCGCATGGCGGTGATCACCAATTCAGGCGGCCCGGGCTCCTCCCTCGCGTATCATCTCGAGAGGGCGGGCTTGGTGGTGCCGCCCTTCTCCGGGGAGCTTCGCCGCAAGCTGGACGCGGTCACCGGCCCCCTTACCTACACCGGAAACCCCATCGACCTCACCTTCGAGACCAACATGTTCATCTTCCGGGACCTGCTGGAGCTGGTGTACGGGTCCGGCGAGGTAGACGGGGCCTTCATCTATGGCATCATGGGAGCGCCGGACTTCATGGTCAACATCAAGAAACGCTTCCCGCACCTGGAGGCCATGGAGGGACAGATGGACGAGACCTACCGGGCTTTCCTCGCCGAGCTGGCCGCGGTGCCGCAACAGCAGGGCAAACCGCTGGGGGTCATGACCTTCCTGGGAGCCCGCAGCGGCTCCATCCGGACCCTCATCGACAACGGGATAGCCGTCTACCCTTCGGGCTCACGTTGTGCCCGCGCCATGCGAGCCCTCGCGGACTACGCCTCTATTAGAGACGGACTCTCAAAATAA
- a CDS encoding acyltransferase, protein MGSQADNRRHELDWLRVLAVLLLIYFHSARPFDFGDFYVKNGVLSEGFDAFTMFVDIWFMPLFFFIAGGASYFALAKRSGRQYAGERAKRLLVPFVFGTLVIAAPQVYVVLRQQPGNTMNYLQYYRYIFTTPYLTEVTAGSVGPAQINAFTLEPAHLWFIIYLFVFSMVCLPLFLRLRGDKGSKFKDRMESFLRRRGAILLFAVPIFLYVALDIEDDTIDRLFLIYPFFIGFLFYSDERFGRVIDEYLKPALIAAVAFSAAIIAMYTTVGFDSQKALLGGAFLGALYALTTWLWLIALVGLGRRYLRFRNGFLDYANRGSYPFYILHQTVIVLIAYVVYSWTWGIIPKYLLITTASLAITLAAYDLLVRRTRPTRFLFGMK, encoded by the coding sequence ATGGGCTCCCAGGCAGATAATAGAAGGCATGAACTCGACTGGCTGCGCGTGCTGGCCGTGCTGCTGCTCATCTACTTCCACAGCGCCCGTCCCTTCGACTTCGGGGATTTCTACGTCAAGAACGGCGTGCTGAGCGAGGGATTCGACGCCTTCACGATGTTCGTGGACATCTGGTTCATGCCCCTCTTTTTCTTCATCGCCGGGGGGGCCTCGTACTTCGCCCTGGCCAAGCGGAGCGGCAGGCAGTACGCGGGGGAGCGCGCCAAGCGGCTGCTGGTCCCCTTCGTCTTCGGGACGCTGGTCATCGCCGCTCCCCAGGTATATGTCGTGCTGCGGCAGCAGCCGGGCAACACCATGAACTATCTGCAATACTACCGCTATATATTCACCACCCCGTACCTTACCGAGGTCACCGCGGGCAGCGTGGGGCCGGCCCAGATAAACGCGTTCACCCTGGAGCCCGCCCACCTCTGGTTCATCATCTACCTCTTCGTGTTCTCCATGGTGTGCCTGCCGCTGTTCCTGCGCCTGCGGGGCGACAAGGGTAGCAAGTTCAAGGACCGCATGGAATCTTTCCTGCGGCGGCGGGGCGCCATCCTCCTCTTCGCCGTGCCCATCTTCCTCTACGTGGCCCTGGATATCGAAGACGACACCATCGACCGTCTCTTCCTCATCTACCCGTTCTTCATCGGCTTCCTCTTCTACAGCGACGAACGCTTCGGCCGCGTCATCGACGAGTACCTCAAGCCCGCCCTGATAGCGGCGGTGGCATTTTCGGCGGCGATCATCGCCATGTATACGACGGTTGGCTTCGACTCCCAGAAAGCACTTCTGGGTGGGGCCTTCCTGGGCGCCCTCTATGCCCTGACCACCTGGCTGTGGTTGATCGCCCTGGTGGGGCTGGGGCGCAGGTACCTGCGTTTCCGCAACGGCTTCCTGGACTACGCCAACCGCGGGTCCTACCCGTTCTACATCCTGCACCAGACGGTCATCGTGCTCATCGCTTACGTCGTCTACAGCTGGACCTGGGGCATCATCCCCAAGTACCTCCTGATCACCACCGCCTCGCTGGCCATCACCCTGGCAGCCTACGACCTGCTGGTGAGGCGGACCCGGCCTACCCGCTTTCTCTTCGGCATGAAATAG
- a CDS encoding carboxymuconolactone decarboxylase family protein: protein MSDDRHQRGWEKLCELDEANARTLQETMRNGEPELFDWLVGFVFGDVLSRPVLDLKMRELATVAVLTALGTARPQLRLHINGALNAGWTREEVHEIILQQAVYAGFPAALNGVAIAREVFADRDAKGLS, encoded by the coding sequence ATGAGTGACGATCGTCACCAGCGGGGTTGGGAAAAACTGTGTGAACTCGACGAGGCCAATGCCCGCACCCTGCAGGAAACCATGAGAAATGGGGAGCCGGAGCTGTTCGATTGGCTCGTAGGGTTCGTGTTCGGGGACGTCCTCTCCCGGCCGGTACTCGACCTGAAGATGCGGGAGCTGGCCACGGTTGCCGTGCTCACCGCCCTGGGTACGGCGCGCCCGCAGCTGAGGCTGCATATCAACGGGGCGTTGAACGCGGGCTGGACGCGCGAGGAAGTGCACGAGATCATCCTGCAGCAGGCGGTATATGCCGGCTTTCCGGCGGCGCTCAACGGCGTCGCCATCGCCCGCGAGGTCTTCGCGGACAGGGACGCCAAGGGCTTGAGCTGA
- a CDS encoding ketopantoate reductase family protein: MRIAVVGCGSLGTVVGALLTRGGLDVVMVDAKEEAVAALNRDGARIVGNLEVTQPVKAVAPEGMEGIYDLVVYLAKSTYDEVALPQVLPHLGEESMVLTLQNGVPEERVASFVGRERVLGGAVMWSAEMIAPGVSRMTSDPEQMDYEIGELDGGVTPRLRQVKEVMDHAGKATMMDNLAGVRWTKLLFNVAASGMSTALGAVGSQLMESDKATDAIIYIMLETILTARALGVDMAPMRGVDPGILIDISRQDMDNTRNLLRGLVGDFADAKASMLQDLEKGLRCEVESINGYLSAMAAKAGVAAPVNGQVTRIIRDIQDGRLKLDFSNLDLIELPPLSDYFPEET; encoded by the coding sequence ATGAGGATAGCGGTAGTCGGCTGCGGCTCCCTGGGGACGGTGGTGGGAGCCCTGCTCACCCGGGGCGGTCTCGACGTGGTGATGGTGGACGCGAAGGAAGAGGCGGTCGCGGCGCTGAACCGGGACGGCGCACGGATCGTGGGCAACCTGGAGGTCACGCAGCCGGTGAAGGCCGTGGCTCCCGAGGGCATGGAGGGCATCTACGACCTCGTCGTATACCTGGCCAAGTCCACCTACGACGAGGTGGCCCTTCCCCAGGTCCTCCCGCACCTGGGCGAGGAGAGCATGGTCCTCACCCTGCAGAACGGCGTCCCCGAGGAGAGGGTGGCTTCCTTCGTGGGCAGGGAGCGCGTCCTGGGCGGGGCGGTGATGTGGTCGGCGGAGATGATCGCCCCCGGGGTCTCCAGGATGACCTCCGACCCCGAGCAGATGGACTACGAGATAGGGGAGCTGGACGGCGGGGTGACCCCGCGGTTGCGGCAGGTGAAGGAGGTCATGGACCACGCGGGGAAGGCCACGATGATGGACAACCTCGCCGGGGTACGCTGGACCAAGCTGCTCTTCAACGTGGCCGCCTCCGGCATGTCGACCGCCCTGGGTGCCGTCGGCTCGCAGCTCATGGAGAGCGACAAGGCGACGGACGCCATCATCTATATCATGCTCGAGACCATCCTCACCGCCCGGGCACTGGGGGTGGACATGGCGCCCATGCGCGGGGTCGATCCCGGCATACTCATCGACATCAGCAGACAGGATATGGACAATACCAGGAACCTGCTGCGGGGCCTGGTCGGGGATTTCGCCGACGCCAAGGCCAGCATGCTCCAGGATCTGGAGAAGGGGCTGCGGTGCGAGGTGGAGAGCATCAACGGCTACCTCTCGGCCATGGCCGCTAAGGCGGGGGTTGCGGCCCCCGTCAATGGCCAGGTGACGCGGATCATCCGTGACATCCAGGACGGCAGGCTGAAGCTGGACTTCTCCAACCTCGACCTCATCGAACTGCCGCCGCTCAGCGATTACTTTCCGGAGGAGACATAA
- a CDS encoding DUF5719 family protein has protein sequence NAVVGPDREVAVMIASEDPIVAERPMYFDYLGKWSGGHDVTGAVAPQTSFFFAEGYTGAGLFDEYLCLMNPGDTPTTAHITYMFPDGTTQPQDVPIGATTRTTVSVNAVVGPDREVAVMIASEDPIVAERPMYFDYLGKWSGGHDVTGFTP, from the coding sequence TCAACGCCGTGGTGGGACCCGACCGGGAAGTGGCGGTGATGATAGCGTCCGAAGACCCCATCGTGGCCGAGCGCCCCATGTACTTCGACTACCTGGGCAAGTGGAGCGGGGGACACGACGTCACCGGGGCCGTCGCCCCCCAGACCTCCTTCTTTTTCGCCGAGGGCTACACCGGGGCCGGCCTCTTCGACGAGTACCTCTGCCTCATGAACCCGGGGGACACTCCCACCACCGCCCACATAACCTACATGTTCCCGGACGGCACCACCCAGCCGCAGGACGTGCCCATCGGCGCGACCACCCGCACCACGGTAAGCGTCAACGCCGTGGTGGGACCCGACCGGGAAGTGGCGGTGATGATAGCGTCCGAAGACCCCATCGTGGCCGAGCGCCCCATGTACTTCGACTACCTGGGCAAGTGGAGCGGGGGACACGACGTCACCGGTTTCACCCCTTGA